The Collimonas sp. PA-H2 genome contains a region encoding:
- a CDS encoding right-handed parallel beta-helix repeat-containing protein has translation MICQSKSVSHAEYEDLPASESLDKKAPGYQPTGNLVEHMTIHAGWRGVVMGGGGNVLRDSTIDVDGHTAVYMYGPGSIIENNTIIIHRNGDAKPFDAAIKLRDAHGAVVRNNRIIYKGGWLGKAPAAVNLLDSTDVLIEGNTVENFDKLVRINGDSKYAEKDNSLK, from the coding sequence ATCATATGCCAATCAAAGAGTGTTAGCCACGCAGAATACGAAGACCTTCCCGCGTCTGAATCACTAGATAAAAAAGCCCCTGGCTACCAGCCGACCGGTAATCTGGTAGAACACATGACCATCCACGCCGGCTGGCGCGGTGTCGTAATGGGCGGCGGCGGCAACGTACTGCGCGACAGCACCATCGACGTCGATGGTCATACGGCGGTCTACATGTACGGCCCTGGCAGTATCATCGAGAACAACACCATCATCATTCACCGCAACGGCGATGCCAAGCCGTTCGATGCTGCGATCAAATTACGCGATGCGCACGGCGCGGTGGTGCGCAACAACCGGATTATTTACAAAGGCGGATGGCTCGGCAAAGCGCCTGCTGCGGTCAACCTGCTCGATTCCACCGATGTGCTCATAGAAGGCAATACCGTAGAAAACTTCGACAAGCTGGTGCGCATCAACGGTGACAGCAAATATGCAGAAAAAGATAATTCCCTGAAGTGA
- a CDS encoding YifB family Mg chelatase-like AAA ATPase yields MTLAVLKSRALAGMQAPAVTVEVHLANGLPSFTIVGLPETEVKESKDRVRAALQNARFEFPSRRITVNLAPADLPKESGRFDLPIALGILAASGQIPADELDDYEFAGELSLSGELRPIRGALAMTFAMTASSSSTTSPADKSRAFILPQANADEAALVTDARILPAGSLLQVCAHFSSKQAETRLSRHAAEPQRRPPHYLDFSDVKGQLQAKRALEVAAAGGHSVLLMGPPGTGKSMLAARFPGILPPMSDRDALESAAVQSLTSGFSSAKWKVRPYRAPHHTASAVALVGGGSPPRPGEISLAHRGVLFLDELPQFDRRVLEVLREPLECGRITISRAARQADFPAQFQLIAAMNPCPCGYLGHPVKQCRCTPDNILRYQNKISGPLLDRIDMQIQVPALPQDQLLKAADGELSAAIAARVERVCELQVARQGKQNNGLSAKEIDHFCKPDSAGEKILQGAMSRLNWSARGYHRVLKLARTIADLEGTEQVISAHVAEAIQYRRGLQEV; encoded by the coding sequence ACCTGGCCAACGGCCTGCCCAGCTTCACCATCGTCGGCCTGCCCGAAACCGAGGTCAAGGAGTCCAAGGACCGGGTCCGCGCAGCGCTGCAAAATGCCCGTTTCGAATTCCCTTCCCGCCGCATCACCGTCAATCTGGCGCCAGCCGACCTGCCCAAGGAATCGGGTCGTTTCGACTTGCCGATTGCGCTCGGCATCCTGGCGGCGTCCGGACAAATTCCGGCGGATGAACTGGACGACTACGAATTCGCCGGCGAACTCTCGTTGTCCGGCGAGCTGAGGCCGATACGCGGCGCGCTGGCGATGACCTTCGCCATGACAGCCTCCAGCTCCAGCACCACTTCGCCTGCCGACAAAAGCCGCGCCTTCATCCTGCCGCAAGCCAATGCCGACGAGGCGGCACTGGTTACCGATGCCCGTATTCTCCCCGCCGGCAGTTTGCTACAAGTGTGCGCTCACTTCTCCTCCAAGCAAGCGGAAACAAGATTATCGCGCCACGCAGCCGAACCGCAGCGCAGGCCGCCGCACTATCTGGATTTCAGCGATGTCAAAGGCCAACTGCAAGCCAAACGCGCACTGGAGGTCGCCGCAGCCGGCGGCCATAGCGTACTGCTGATGGGGCCGCCCGGCACCGGAAAATCGATGCTGGCGGCGCGTTTCCCCGGCATTTTGCCGCCCATGAGTGATCGCGATGCGCTGGAATCTGCGGCGGTGCAATCGCTCACCAGCGGCTTTTCCAGCGCAAAATGGAAGGTGCGGCCGTATCGGGCGCCGCATCATACGGCATCGGCCGTGGCGCTAGTGGGCGGCGGCAGCCCGCCGCGTCCCGGTGAGATTTCGCTGGCTCACCGCGGCGTCCTGTTCCTCGACGAATTGCCGCAGTTCGACCGCCGCGTGCTGGAAGTATTGCGAGAGCCGCTGGAATGCGGCCGCATCACGATTTCGCGGGCGGCCCGCCAGGCCGACTTCCCCGCGCAATTCCAGCTGATCGCCGCCATGAATCCCTGCCCTTGCGGCTACCTGGGTCACCCGGTCAAGCAATGCCGTTGCACGCCTGACAATATCCTGCGTTATCAAAACAAGATTTCCGGCCCGTTGCTGGATCGGATCGACATGCAGATCCAGGTGCCGGCCTTGCCGCAGGATCAGTTATTGAAAGCCGCCGACGGCGAATTGTCAGCAGCGATAGCAGCCAGGGTGGAAAGAGTATGCGAGCTGCAAGTGGCGCGCCAGGGCAAGCAAAACAATGGCTTGTCGGCCAAGGAAATCGATCATTTCTGCAAACCCGACAGCGCCGGCGAGAAGATACTGCAGGGAGCAATGAGCCGCCTGAACTGGTCGGCGCGCGGCTATCATCGCGTGCTCAAGCTGGCGCGCACGATTGCCGATCTGGAGGGGACAGAGCAGGTTATTTCAGCCCATGTGGCCGAAGCAATCCAGTATCGGCGCGGCTTGCAAGAAGTCTAG